The Coleofasciculus sp. FACHB-1120 genome contains a region encoding:
- a CDS encoding DUF790 family protein, with amino-acid sequence MLPTDLLIHRQNGETIVPKRLNIDDKHLEIASDLITCFQEALGCTQGELDRQLLELEGDSPDYRLKRGLAHILKSSLCTFEVVSPLEPPELRERVFALAAQSVPSPQASAQTLSLLADKLSQELDREVLASQIRMGLYADLAENRILTQFDTPTPENLLHRYNLSQVQGVFYRASQITLNAHRNVPGEYKLLFRYLKLFQLMAYIEGDADHGFTITVDGPTSLFKPSTRYGLAIAKLLPALLHVTKWSLSATLQNRDAFTGNWKTGRFTLNSECGLVSHYPPGKPYDSMLEASFADRWDALKSEWILEREVDLIPIPGSVMIPDFRLVHPDGRTFLLEIVGYWRPEYLQKKFSQVRRAECDNLILAISERLNLEKAGVKLNDVPARIVWFKDKLAPKAVLAAMD; translated from the coding sequence ATGTTACCTACTGACCTTTTAATCCACCGCCAAAATGGCGAAACAATCGTCCCAAAGCGCTTAAATATTGATGATAAGCATCTGGAGATTGCATCCGATTTGATTACCTGTTTTCAGGAAGCGCTTGGTTGTACACAGGGCGAACTCGATCGCCAGTTGCTGGAATTAGAAGGAGATAGTCCAGATTATCGTCTGAAGCGAGGACTTGCCCACATTCTCAAAAGCAGTTTGTGTACGTTTGAAGTCGTCAGTCCCTTGGAACCGCCAGAATTGCGGGAACGAGTCTTTGCACTAGCGGCTCAATCTGTTCCCAGCCCCCAAGCGTCGGCGCAGACACTAAGCTTATTAGCGGACAAACTCAGCCAGGAACTCGATCGAGAAGTGCTGGCGAGTCAAATTCGCATGGGACTTTACGCAGATTTAGCTGAGAATCGCATCCTCACCCAGTTTGACACTCCCACGCCCGAAAATTTGTTGCACCGATACAATTTATCCCAGGTGCAGGGTGTCTTCTATCGAGCGAGTCAAATTACTCTGAATGCTCACCGCAACGTTCCGGGTGAATATAAGCTGTTATTCCGCTATCTCAAATTATTTCAACTGATGGCATATATTGAGGGCGATGCGGATCACGGTTTCACAATAACAGTGGATGGCCCTACCAGTTTATTTAAACCGAGTACCCGCTATGGGTTAGCGATCGCTAAACTCCTCCCAGCTTTACTCCACGTAACTAAATGGAGTCTCAGCGCCACGCTGCAAAACCGCGACGCCTTCACTGGTAACTGGAAAACCGGACGCTTTACGCTGAATTCTGAGTGTGGTTTGGTTTCCCACTACCCACCGGGCAAGCCTTATGACAGTATGTTAGAGGCGTCTTTTGCTGACCGCTGGGACGCGCTGAAAAGTGAATGGATATTAGAAAGAGAAGTTGACCTTATCCCTATTCCAGGCAGTGTCATGATTCCCGATTTTCGCCTCGTTCATCCCGATGGTCGCACGTTCTTACTAGAAATTGTTGGCTACTGGCGTCCCGAATACTTGCAAAAGAAGTTTTCTCAGGTGCGTCGCGCTGAATGCGATAACCTAATTTTAGCGATTTCGGAGCGGCTAAATTTAGAGAAAGCCGGGGTTAAATTGAACGATGTACCGGCAAGAATTGTTTGGTTTAAAGATAAATTAGCGCCCAAGGCGGTGTTAGCTGCAATGGATTAA
- a CDS encoding RNA-binding protein, with the protein MSIYVGNLSYDVTEADLTGVFAEYGSVKRVQLPTDRETGRPRGFGFVEMSTEAEETAAIEALDGAEWMGRDMKVNKAKPREDRGSSDGGGRRNNSFSRRY; encoded by the coding sequence ATGTCTATTTATGTAGGTAATCTGTCCTACGACGTTACCGAAGCCGATCTGACCGGCGTTTTTGCAGAATATGGTTCTGTAAAGCGGGTTCAGCTACCCACTGACCGCGAAACAGGTCGTCCGCGCGGCTTTGGTTTTGTGGAAATGTCTACCGAGGCTGAAGAAACGGCTGCCATCGAAGCCCTGGATGGTGCTGAATGGATGGGTCGTGACATGAAAGTGAATAAAGCCAAGCCCCGCGAAGACAGAGGTTCGTCTGATGGTGGCGGTCGGAGAAACAACAGTTTCTCTCGTCGCTACTAA